The following coding sequences are from one Ooceraea biroi isolate clonal line C1 chromosome 5, Obir_v5.4, whole genome shotgun sequence window:
- the LOC105287581 gene encoding sialin isoform X1, whose product MADFVKRGSVQFVKRGSCQIKLAAQEVRAAVRARHIVAALVAVGFALCGAVEVSSSVALLANQEDNHAIIDTSWHCDMLVNITSRNRTEDFEVILMELPQEERTESIMREAFLWGQVAGPILGGCLVWGRSGPSMVFSRAVLSACLASLLVPAAWRGPSHVALRLFQGLCTGATMPAAHMLAMTWFKSNHRTWYFSCYAAVSVGYCLTGWLGTAVVRTFGRDSLCYGLVLLALCWYFAFGRFVKDTPKSYQHDTNAAVIPWGKLLRSVPVWASAVATMGNQWGDATLALGMTKYLKLIYGFSTANDSVLTTLPHIGHFMAALTCGLLVDHVREAKIVSTTTARKLVVYTAHFIPAALLFVAGYAGCQALGAAWLGIAALLVSGTAPAGALAAIADLAPAESPACAAAACAICSTLGAAGLLAANYFVTQALHGSIAGSWRLVFGVASVVLLTTAAVFLALGKGVPQPWIPSVPRPRSNDVIYEQDTLELDHEDVGVQTEPFVPYALEDDIESLKNVPRSASIHSKISIASN is encoded by the exons ATGGCAGACTTCGTCAAGAGAGGTAGCGTGCAGTTCGTCAAACGTGGCAGTTGTCAAATAAAGCTCGCTGCGCAAGAGGTTCGAG CGGCTGTACGAGCGCGACACATTGTTGCCGCATTGGTCGCAGTTGGATTTGCACTTTGCGGCGCGGTCGAAGTCAGCTCCTCCGTTGCACTACTAGCGAATCAGGAAGACAATCATGCCATCATCGACACGTCTTGGCACTGCGACATGCTGGTCAATATCACCAGCCGCAATCGCACCGAGGACTTCGAAGTTATACTCATGGAG CTACCGCAGGAAGAGCGAACGGAGTCCATCATGCGCGAGGcttttctatggggacaggTCGCCGGACCGATCTTGGGTGGTTGTCTGGTATGGGGCCGATCCGGACCCTCCATGGTGTTCTCACGTGCGGTTCTCAGCGCCTGTTTAGCATCCCTATTAGTACCCGCGGCCTGGCGCGGACCATCGCATGTTGCGTTACGGTTGTTTCAAGGATTGTGCACC GGCGCAACCATGCCTGCTGCTCACATGCTCGCGATGACCTGGTTTAAGAGCAACCACAGGACCTGGTACTTTAGTTGTTACGCAG CCGTCAGCGTGGGTTATTGCCTCACCGGATGGCTGGGCACCGCGGTGGTGCGGACGTTCGGCCGCGATTCTCTGTGCTACGGTCTGGTTCTCCTGGCGCTCTGCTGGTACTTCGCCTTCGGTCGATTCGTCAAGGATACGCCGAAGTCCTATCAACACGACACGAAC GCGGCTGTGATACCGTGGGGGAAGCTATTGAGGTCCGTACCCGTCTGGGCGTCCGCGGTGGCGACCATGGGCAATCAATGGGGCGATGCAACGCTCGCCCTCGGCATGACCAAGTACCTGAAGCTCATCTACGGGTTCTCCACAGCTAAC GACTCGGTGTTGACTACGTTACCTCACATTGGTCACTTCATGGCTGCATTGACCTGTGGTCTCCTGGTGGATCATGTTCGTGAAGCTAAAATAGTCTCCACGACCACGGCGAGAAAGTTGGTCGTTTACACAG CGCACTTTATCCCCGCGGCCCTTCTCTTCGTCGCCGGATACGCCGGCTGTCAAGCCCTGGGTGCCGCCTGGCTGGGGATCGCCGCCCTTCTGGTTTCCGGTACGGCACCGGCCGGTGCACTTGCAGCTATAGCGGATCTTGCACCTGCGGAATCGCCAGCATGCGCCGCGGCCGCATGCGCTATCTGCTCCACTCTGGGGGCCGCTGGTCTCCTGGCTGCCAACTACTTTGTTACCCAGGCCCTTCACGGATCC ATCGCTGGCTCCTGGCGATTGGTCTTCGGGGTTGCGTCTGTCGTCCTGCTGACGACCGCTGCTGTCTTTTTGGCACTTGGCAAGGGCGTTCCACAACCATGGATCCCATCCGTGCCGAGGCCGCGAAGTAACGACGTGATCTATGAACAGGACACGTTGGAACTCGATCACGAGGACGTGGGCGTGCAGACCGAGCCCTTCGTGCCCTACGCGCTGGAGGACGACATCGAGAGCCTGAAGAACGTGCCTCGCTCTGCGTCGATACACTCGAAGATCTCGATAGCCTCCAATTGA
- the LOC105287581 gene encoding sialin isoform X2, whose translation MAALVRLKRGSVQLRHAALEVKAAVRARHIVAALVAVGFALCGAVEVSSSVALLANQEDNHAIIDTSWHCDMLVNITSRNRTEDFEVILMELPQEERTESIMREAFLWGQVAGPILGGCLVWGRSGPSMVFSRAVLSACLASLLVPAAWRGPSHVALRLFQGLCTGATMPAAHMLAMTWFKSNHRTWYFSCYAAVSVGYCLTGWLGTAVVRTFGRDSLCYGLVLLALCWYFAFGRFVKDTPKSYQHDTNAAVIPWGKLLRSVPVWASAVATMGNQWGDATLALGMTKYLKLIYGFSTANDSVLTTLPHIGHFMAALTCGLLVDHVREAKIVSTTTARKLVVYTAHFIPAALLFVAGYAGCQALGAAWLGIAALLVSGTAPAGALAAIADLAPAESPACAAAACAICSTLGAAGLLAANYFVTQALHGSIAGSWRLVFGVASVVLLTTAAVFLALGKGVPQPWIPSVPRPRSNDVIYEQDTLELDHEDVGVQTEPFVPYALEDDIESLKNVPRSASIHSKISIASN comes from the exons ATGGCGGCGCTGGTCCGTCTCAAACGCGGCAGCGTCCAGTTGAGACACGCGGCACTCGAGGTCAAAG CGGCTGTACGAGCGCGACACATTGTTGCCGCATTGGTCGCAGTTGGATTTGCACTTTGCGGCGCGGTCGAAGTCAGCTCCTCCGTTGCACTACTAGCGAATCAGGAAGACAATCATGCCATCATCGACACGTCTTGGCACTGCGACATGCTGGTCAATATCACCAGCCGCAATCGCACCGAGGACTTCGAAGTTATACTCATGGAG CTACCGCAGGAAGAGCGAACGGAGTCCATCATGCGCGAGGcttttctatggggacaggTCGCCGGACCGATCTTGGGTGGTTGTCTGGTATGGGGCCGATCCGGACCCTCCATGGTGTTCTCACGTGCGGTTCTCAGCGCCTGTTTAGCATCCCTATTAGTACCCGCGGCCTGGCGCGGACCATCGCATGTTGCGTTACGGTTGTTTCAAGGATTGTGCACC GGCGCAACCATGCCTGCTGCTCACATGCTCGCGATGACCTGGTTTAAGAGCAACCACAGGACCTGGTACTTTAGTTGTTACGCAG CCGTCAGCGTGGGTTATTGCCTCACCGGATGGCTGGGCACCGCGGTGGTGCGGACGTTCGGCCGCGATTCTCTGTGCTACGGTCTGGTTCTCCTGGCGCTCTGCTGGTACTTCGCCTTCGGTCGATTCGTCAAGGATACGCCGAAGTCCTATCAACACGACACGAAC GCGGCTGTGATACCGTGGGGGAAGCTATTGAGGTCCGTACCCGTCTGGGCGTCCGCGGTGGCGACCATGGGCAATCAATGGGGCGATGCAACGCTCGCCCTCGGCATGACCAAGTACCTGAAGCTCATCTACGGGTTCTCCACAGCTAAC GACTCGGTGTTGACTACGTTACCTCACATTGGTCACTTCATGGCTGCATTGACCTGTGGTCTCCTGGTGGATCATGTTCGTGAAGCTAAAATAGTCTCCACGACCACGGCGAGAAAGTTGGTCGTTTACACAG CGCACTTTATCCCCGCGGCCCTTCTCTTCGTCGCCGGATACGCCGGCTGTCAAGCCCTGGGTGCCGCCTGGCTGGGGATCGCCGCCCTTCTGGTTTCCGGTACGGCACCGGCCGGTGCACTTGCAGCTATAGCGGATCTTGCACCTGCGGAATCGCCAGCATGCGCCGCGGCCGCATGCGCTATCTGCTCCACTCTGGGGGCCGCTGGTCTCCTGGCTGCCAACTACTTTGTTACCCAGGCCCTTCACGGATCC ATCGCTGGCTCCTGGCGATTGGTCTTCGGGGTTGCGTCTGTCGTCCTGCTGACGACCGCTGCTGTCTTTTTGGCACTTGGCAAGGGCGTTCCACAACCATGGATCCCATCCGTGCCGAGGCCGCGAAGTAACGACGTGATCTATGAACAGGACACGTTGGAACTCGATCACGAGGACGTGGGCGTGCAGACCGAGCCCTTCGTGCCCTACGCGCTGGAGGACGACATCGAGAGCCTGAAGAACGTGCCTCGCTCTGCGTCGATACACTCGAAGATCTCGATAGCCTCCAATTGA